The following nucleotide sequence is from Aspergillus nidulans FGSC A4 chromosome I.
AATGCACGGCTATCTCTTTTAGGAAGGCCGGCTCAACGGTCCATTCATTAGTAGATTGTGACCGGTCAAAGATGGCATGTTGGACTGTCGTTGACTCGTAAGTGAGCTTGTATGATTTGATCACGCCTGGCACTGTAAGCGACGAACCAGATAATCAACCAAGGATCCTAACCAAGTCCGCATATCATCCGAATAACTAGACGGCATTCAGTCACGTCTGGATCTTCACGAACCTCAAACTCGCAGCGTTCAACTGCAGTATCTTTATCTCGTCGATTTGTCCTCCCGGCGAAGACGGATAGTAACGCCTGCAGGCTCTTAGCATAAGGAACTCAAAAATGAAGTCAGAACCCGCACCTTCAAATATACTTCGCAGCTAAATTTCCGAGGCCCACTGTTATTACCATTCATGCCGAATTCGTATGCTTCAAAGAAGTTTTGGGCTTCAAACGCAAAGGATGAGTATGCAGTCTTGCTGGAGTTGAGCGAGCTCAGACGAAGCTGAGGCCATGGTCAGAACTGTTCATTTAGCTCTCTAACGTCCCCACTAACATACCAAGTCAAATTCGGCTTCAATGCCGACGGTATCACTGTATTTTGCTAGGCATCCTAGGGCATCGTGTAGTTGGGATAGAGCCTCCGGGAGGAGCGAGAAGAATAGAGTCGTCATGGGCCCGACCAGCAATTCCTGGCTGCTTCAGATTCGCGGCTGAATTACGGTGAGATGCAATCTCTTCTAGATCTTAGAAGAATTTCCAGTATCGTATCACCTTTCTGTCTTTGATCATTGCAAAAAGATAAAGTTGTTGGTCCAGGAACAGGCTCCAAGACGCGTAATTACATAAGCAACGCCGAGGATGTAATGAACTGAGAGGCTCCAGCTGCAATCAAACGTCACCTTCGTATGCTTTCATGTCTTCGTTCTGATCGAGATCTCATGGAATGACATATAAAAGCATTCTGCACATAGGGACCTGCTAGGTGTTTGGTCGAACTGTCGCTGAAATGGCTGCGACACTACCCAGTGAGATTCTCTGTATGGTCCTAGATTACCTGGGAGACGAAAAGGACTACAACAGCTTATATCAATGTGCACTCTCATCGAAACTTTTTACCGAGCATGCACTCTCTGCTTTATATCGGTGAGAACAGATCCGGTGAAGTCGGATCAACTGTGAAGATCTATACTTACACCGGCAGGATCTATGACGCCTCACCCTTACGAGGCGGAGGCACCGAGGACGAACAGTTGAGAGCCCAGACTCGAAAACCAGTCTATTCAGGCGCAAAAGAGGAGCATAATTCGTCGCTGAGAAAATGGATTACGCTCTGGCGATCTATTGTTCTCTCAACGCTGGATTTGACCTATCTACCTTACTACAGCTATATCCGATACTTGGATCTAGACGACCTAGGGAATCTGCTAGGCTCTGGACCGTCTGTCAAGGAGTATGTGCTTTTTCTCACTGCGTACAAGCTCTGACCGTTGATAGACAGTTCTTCACACGAGAGCTTCTCGAATTTGTCTCTCATGAGCGTCTTAAAGATGGAAATAAGCGGCGGCGTGTGCAGACTACTGCGATCGATAATGAATGGATTAAAAGGAAGCTTGGGTCAGGTCGGTCCTCGTTCCATAACTAGCGATGTTTTTTTGCTGGCTCTTACTTACCTCTTGAAGTGATCGTTAACAAAAACGCCATGATACGAGGAATGTCTTGCGACAGTATGTGTTTCGTGGTCAACGTGTTACCCTTCTAATAAACAACAGTTGCGCCCGTAGTCTTAAACGAATGGATTGAGGTATCACCTCAACTACAAAGCCTGACCGTCTGGTCTGGAAGTACACTCTCGCAGCAAGCTGGCGAGAAAATCCGTGAGCACTGCCCTGATTTCAGACAGCTCCGGATTTACATATGGTACGATCTCGTATACTATTGAGTCCTAGCACTAACGCCGTTTCAGGCAAGACAAACCGCCCGGGAACGCAGAGATAGAAGCAGAGGAGTTGTTCAATGCGCTGCGGCCAAACTCTTTAGAATACTTCGAAGTGCTTAGCTTTTCTCATCTAGGTCCCCGGTCAATGAGCGCGTTGAGAACACAGAAGGACTCCCTGACGGAGCTGAAATTGACCAGTCTCAACATTGAAACGATACGCGAACTGGCCTCATTGGGCCCATTGCCCAAATTAGAGGTCCTGAGCCTAACGGACTCAGCGCCGGCCGCATGGGACGAGCCATTCTACGAGACTCTTGATGAATCAGCTGATTGGATTGGGACCTGCACAAAGTTAAAGCGTCTCGAAGTCAGGAGATTTATGCACGATTCCAGACTGTTAAGCAAGGTATTGATGAACGACAACATCCACCTCACCAGCCTATCCTTTGCCGGCTTCAGGTTACAAGAGGGCTTCAGATTCCTTTACGACCTTAAAAACCACAGATCCCTGCAATATCTCTACCTACGCGGCGAAGGAAGTCCAGATTCCGCCCAGAACAACTTACTAGTCGAGAGCGTAGGCGACCTCCACGAGCTTCGCGAACTTGAACTCAAAGATGTGTCCGACTTCTTCACCATGGAACAAGCTGGGGAACTCACCATGTCCCTCCCCAGTCTCGAACGACTTTGGATCAGCGGCGAAGCATTCAACGATTCTATCTGGCCCGCCTTCTCGTGTCTCTCGCAACTCAAGAGTCTGGCCATATATGCCCTTAGCAACTTCACAGCGGGCGGGGTCATCGACTTCATATCGCAACTTGGTCCTGGAAATTATGGACTGAGTCTGTCCATTCTCAACGCAACATCTGCTGTTGAATTCCCGGGCGAAATGCAGGTGAAGATTCGGGAGATCTTGGCAGGGAGTCTGGAAGGCTCGTTTGATTTTGGCCTCGCTCAAGGTGCGATTTATTACAGTCGTCTGCGTGCAGTGAAATCAAGTTATACTGACATAGTAGCAGAAGAGTTCAGCGATCCTGATTCCGAGATTGAATTGTCAGATTAGGGACACGCCAAAAATGAGGGGCTTCAGATATGGATGACTTGAACACGGTATTGGCGTAGGCAAGCGATCTGAATTTCATCTTGAGTCCTTTTATTGTCTGTTCTAAGTAACTTAGATATGTGGATTAAATTAATCAACGGGATTGGTGGAGTTGCTGCGGGCGTCGCGTCCACCGCGTCGAGAACGCGCTTCTCCCAAACCCGCGTCACGATTTGCCGAGTGAGCCTCTAAGCATCCTTCCCCAAAACAATTGTCAGCCAGTGCGTAATCCACTGGGTAAATTTCACTCCAAATATCACATTCCATGCCTATCATTTCTATGGAATAATTGCCAGGCTGAAATCCAAACCACAATGGCTTCAGCCCGCGCGAAGTTGGCGGAGCTCCGCGCTCTTCGTGCCGCCGGAAAGAAGCGTCTGTCAACATACGAGGTCGAGGAACAGGGCGATATTTACGAGGaagttgacgatgatggttACAAGAAAATCATCCGCAACAGACTTGACGAGGACGACTTCGTTGTCGACGATAATGGCGAGGGATACGCAGACGACGGTCGAGAAGTCTGGAACGAACAAACGGGACAATACAGTGATGAGagcgatgatgacgacttACCAGCTAGGGGGAAAGCTGCTAAGCGTAagcgcgaggaggagaagcaacggaaggagaagatcaacaatGGGATTTCAAAATACTTCAGTAGTGGAGCTGCGGCGCCGACTCCGAAACCCAAGGTGAGCGAGGGTTGCTGAACGAAAATGGTTGAAGGTCGCTGGGCTAACTTGTACGCTTGCAGCCTGTTGCTActgcggaagatgatgccTTTCTCGCGGACCTGCTTGGCGAGGTCGACAATAATGTAGTCTCGAACACGGTTCCTAAGCACAATGTCGTTAAGTCGGAAACACGGCGCAAAGTCCGCATTCTATCTCCTCCGCTCTCTGAAAAGACGCGCACATCGAAGCCTGCGATTAAAGACGAAAATAGTGGTCCAGTTCCTCCGGTTGCCGAAGAGCCGGTTCTGGACATGGACAACGGGGACGGGCCTCTTGACACAAACGACGATATCCCAATGAGCGACACGATGCCATCCTCCCCCGTCACGAAAGCGGTCGAGAGGAAAAGCGCAGTCCTCATAAAGGAAGAGccggaagacgatgatgataatatGATGGAGGTCGTCCAAGCTACCGGTCATGACGAAGCCAAGGCACCAAGTGTCAACATTTCTGGCAGTAGGCCTCCGCCCAAAATCAAAAAGCAGCCTTACGCGACTCCTGCTAGTTCGTCTCCGGTCAAGTCTGCAGCAGATGTTAATGCTTCGTGGAACGATGTGCGCAACAAATTGAACGTGCTCAATAGCCCAGCGTCAACTGAGACACGTGCCTTTGGCAAGTTACGGCCCCAGGATGTGGCTGAGCAAGACGGGAgtctgcgcttcttctggctcGACTATACTGAAGTTAACGGCAGTCTCTGCTTATTCGGAAAGGTGAAGAACAAGCAGAACGGATCCTACGCTAGTGCATTTGTCAAGGTCgacagcatcctccgcaagCTTTACTTCCTCCCCCGTGAGTACAGACACAAGGGCGGTCGAGAGACTGACGAAGAGGTCGACATGGAAGATGTTTACCACGAAGTCGACCAGATGATGTCGAGACTCAGAGTGGGCATGCACAAGATCAAAGCATGCACCCGCAAGTACGCCTTCGAGATGCCTGGTATACCAAAGGAAGCTGAGTATTTAAAGCTACTCTATCCTTACGACAAGCCAGCGCTACCCATGGACACCAAGGGAGAGACCTTTTCTCATGTTTTTGGCACAAACACCTCATTATTTGAGCAGTTCGTTCTCTGGAAGAACATCATGGGCCCATGCTGGCTCAAAATCGAAGAAGCCGATTTCTCTGCCGTCAACAATGCTTCGTGGTGTAAGTTTGAATGTCAGACCTCGAAGCCCGGGCTTATCAGCCCAGTCCCCGATTCTGAAAACCTCGACCCACCAACTCTCACCTTGATCAGTCTTGCTTTCCGAACGCAGCTCAATGTAAAAGAGAACAAGCAGGAGATCTTAGTCGCCAGCGCTCGAGTTTACGAGAATATCTCTCTCACCGAGACGACTCCTCCAGAGAAGCTTCCTTGCAAGACGTTCACTGTGATGCGGCCAGCTGGTTCGTCGTACCCTGTGAACTTTGAGGCAGAAATCCGGAAGCAACGGGGCACGTACATGCTGGAGAAGAGTGAGCAAATGCTACTCAGTAAATTTCTAGCTCTATTCGAAAGAATGGATCCGGATGTCCTGATGGGGCATCAGCTCCAGGAAGTCGACCTCAGTATCTTGCTCAGCAGgctcaaagagaaaaagaccCCTGGGTGGCATCGCCTTGGACGACTCAAGCGCGGAGAGTGGCCTAAAAATTTCAACAAGGGCGGTGGTTTCTTCACCGAGCGACACCTAGTAGCGGGAAGATTGGTGTGCGATGTAGCTAACGATATGGGCAAGGTAAGGACCCTCACCGTATATCTAGAAAATCACTAACGCTGGTAGTCACTCATGATGAAATGTCAATCCTGGAGTTTGACGGAAATGTGCGATCTTTACCTTGGGTCTGGCAACGGGCGGCAAGACCTAGACATCGATGCGGCACTAAAGACTTGGGCAACCTCGAAAGACGGGCTTGTCAATTTCGTTACCCATTGCGATACCGATACCTACTTTATTGCCGCCTTGGTACTGAAGCTTCAGATGTTGTCCTTGACCAAGGTACTTACGAACATTGCCGGCAATTCTTGGGCTAGAACACTAAGTGGTACTCGCGCTGAGCGTAACGAGTACATTCTGCTGCATGAGTTCTACAAAAACAAGTACATTTGCCCAGACAAGTATTCGTCTaagctgcagaaggcggAAGAAATCGCCCAAGAAggggacgaggatgacgcAACGGataagaagaaaaaggacaaATATAAGGGTGGTCTCGTTTTCGAGCCTGAGAGGGGTCTATATGACAGATACGTGCTTGTCATGGACTTTAACAGTCTGTACCCCAGTATTATTCAAGAATACAATATCTGCTTCACAACGGTGGATCGCACATCCTCGGTATGTTATTTTCACGCTCATTTTTGGTCAAAGCTAACATGTCCAGGCCGAGAACGAGAATGACGAAAAAGTGCCAGAAGTCCCCGCGTCCGACGCGGAGCAGGGTATCCTACCTCGTCTTATTGCAACTCTTGTCGGTCGTCGACGagaggtcaagaagctgATGAAGGATAAACGGGCGACGCCCGAACAGCTCGCCTTGTGGGACACAAAGCAGTTGGCCTTCAAACTTACCGCTAACTCCATGTACGGATGTCTTGGATACACACAGAGCCGCTTCTATGCTCGTCCCTTGGCCATGCTCACGACGTTTAAAGGTCGTGAGATTCTACGAAGCACTAAGGAGCTAGTAGAGAGCAAACAGCTGAGGGTCATATATGGCGATACCGACTCCGTCATGATCAACACCAATATGGACACTATCAGTGATGCGCTCAAGGTCGGGGAGGAGCTTAAGACTGCCGTAAACGAACGGTATAAGCTGCTGGAAATCGACATTGATAACGTCTTCCGCCGTCTCCTCCTGCACGCCAAGAAAAAGTACGCTGCCATCAATATGACCGAAGTGGACGGTAAATACGTTGACAAGCTCGAGGTCAAGGGTCTCGATATGAAGAGGCGTGAGTACTGTGCGCTTTCCAAGGAGGCTTCGCAGCGTCTTCTGAATGAGATCCTTTCCGGCGACGACCAGGAGCTTGTTCTGAATCGTGTTCACGATTATTTGCGTGAGCTAGCAGGCAATATGAGGGAGTATACTATTCCTGTTCAGAAATACGTGATCTACACGGTATGCCTGCCCCTTTGTTCCTTCTGAGCACTCGCTGACTTACTCTAGAAATTATCTAAACGCCCGGAAGAGTACCCCAACAAGGAAACGATGCCTCCAGCTCAAGTTGCATTACGAGAACTAGCGCGAGGCAAGACAGTCCGACCCAATGATGTGATCTCTTACATTGTCACATCCGGCGACTCAGAAAcctcctctcttcccccAGCCAAACGCTCTTACACCCTCCAAGACGTAATTAAGCCAGACTCAAGGCTCAAACCCGACATCGAGTTCTACCTCCTCAAACAAATATTCCCCCCCATCGAACGTCTTTGCGCCCCAATACCCGGCACTGACGCCGTCCGCCTAGCCGAATGCCTAGGTCTTGATGTCCGAAAATACCAAATAAACACAACCACCACAAACAGCACCCAGAATACCGAGATCTTCCCGTTAGAATCCCAGATTCCTGACTCTGTCCGCTTCGAATCCGCTGCCAGACTTACCCTCacctgccgccgctgcaagGAACGCTCCGTCTTTGAGGGGCTCGCAGCCTCAATCCACATGTGTAAACCCACCGGCTTGTTCTGCCCTAACTCTTCTTGTGGAAACCCAATCTCAACTCTCACCATCATCGCCCAGCTCGAGAGTCAGATCCGCGCCCAGACCTCAAAGTACTACGAGGGATGGCTTGTCTGCGACGAATCAACATGCGGCAACCGAACACGCCAAATCAGCGTGTATGGGCACCGCTGTCTGGGTCCGCGTGGGCAGGCAGAAGGGTGCCTGGGACGCATGGCGTACGAGTATtccgagaagcagatgtACAACCAGCTATTGTACTTCGCCAGCCTATGGGACGTCGATAAGGCGCGGGCCGCGGCGGAGAAAGAGAgcaatgaggagaagaaggatagcATTGCAGCTTTGGTGGAGTTCAATCGGGTACGCTTTGGGACGATAAAGGGGGTCGTTGATGCTTACTTGAAGAAGTGTGGAAGGCAATGGGTTGAGATGGATGCCTTGTTTAAGTTTATGTTGGCTTAGACTTTCCAGCTAGCCTTTGGTGGTTTGCCTTGTATATAGTTTGCCGTTTTGTCGACAACCcatggatggatggatggataggGCTTCTTGTTTGTCCGGCACGCATGAATGATGCATTGTTTCAAGCTTGTACCGGCGCTTTGCTTTTGACTGTTATTCTTGGATGATGGAATGAGATTGCTTAACTAATTAACATGATTTCAACTAAATATTTTTTTAAAGATGGATGATATTCGCCTCGCTGGTAATGCTCGCCCCGGCATCCGGACGAGCTTCAAAGCATTCGGGAAAGAAATTGCTGGTCACTTGCTAGGAATCTGGTATCGTTGTTGCCAAAGGTCATGGTTACTGCATTGGGGTTTCTGCATACTTTGTAAAACCGATTTACGTCTTGCTCTTCATTGAAGGGGATACTATGTCTATGTCAGACCGTTTATCACAGGTAAGGTTGTGAGCGCCAAACGAGCCCTGGCCAATCTCGAATATCTGGTATGTGCGTTTTCAGATGATGCTTCTTCAAGTTGAAGCCGCTCAACCGGGCTATTCCTCGCTGCCTTTCGATGAGAGCTCGGTTTATGGCCCGGATGACAGGATGAGGTTGCCTGCGCAAAGCAGCCTTGTTGTCAAGACTACTTCCTGAAATGTGATGGATAAGAAAATCCTAAGGAATGCCGTAAGCACCAGCGTGCTCTCCTCCCTTTCGTGGGCTCCCTCGCAGAGTGCGACTATCGAGGCGGCTCAGCATTCGACCAACTTCAGGCCATCAATGTTTGTAAAAGCTCCAAATGCCCCGGTTAAGCAGCCCCATTGCTGTCTTGTCTGTAACTCCACTTATGATGAAGACGGGGGCACCACGATGAACATTGGAATGTATCCGGTTTAAGATCTCGACTGCTGGACGTGGATTGGGTAGAGCGTGAGAAAGACGTATAACTGGTCGATATGATCAAAAACTTTAGATGCTGAAAGAGAGTGGCTAGAGAGTTGGTCTTGTGTTGTACTTAGAGTGCGTAGAGTTATATCATACACCCCGTCAAATTAGCTAAGCCCTTTCTGGCGAGTCTCCACCGGATGCAATTCATCTTCGGCTTGTCCCCACGAACTCGACGGTGAAAGCGACAACCTAAGCGGAAAGTGCTTTGACCTAGGTTTCAACTTGAGGTGGTCCCTAGTCAAAGATAGCTCTTAGTCATGTCAGTCGGGCGAGTCCTCGTTATTGCGGGATCTGATAGTTCTGGCGGCGCGTATGGCACCCCAGTCCCCTCATTGCCCCTCCAGGTCGCCTGCTAATGTACCTTCCGGGGTTAGTGGACTGGAGGCTGACCAGAGAGTCCTGACTGCCCATGGCTGCTATGCTCTTACAGCAACTACCGGCTTGACCGCGCAGAACACCCTTGGAGTGCAAGACATCTTTGTGGTACCGGCCGACTTCGTCGAGAAACAAATCCGAGCGGGCCTCGATGATGTCGGGGCGGACGTTGTCAAGCTTGGTATGGGCCAATACTCTCTTCTATCAATAGCTCCATCGCGGTTTCTGTCAATAGGTACTAATTTCTCCAAGGAATGCTCTCGTCCGCAACGACTATCGACGTTGTTGCGGATGCACTTACGTCGTATCAGATTCCGTCTGTGGTCTTAGATCCGGTAATGCACTTCCTTGAATACTCTGACAATGACTGACTCAGTAGAAATAGGTGATGATCTCCACCAGCGGCTCCCAGTTATTACCTGAAGCCGCAGTTCAGGGTTTGCGTACGAAATTGCTTCCTTTGACAACTATTCTTACACCAAACATCCCAGAAGCACAGCTTCTGCTGAAAGATGCTGGTCAAGAGCCTACCAATCCGGAGGACCTCCAAGGGCTCATAGATCTTGCAAAACGAGTGGCTGCACTGGGCCCTCGAGCTGTTCTGTTGAAAGGCGGGCACCTGCCACTCACGAAAGACTACACAGCCGCCAAAGGATCAGACGACGCCTCGAGGGTGATTGATATTCTATACGCCGGAGAGGAGGTAACTCAATTCGAAACAGAGTACCTAGTTTCTAAAAATACCCACGGCACCGGGTGCTCTCTTGCATCTGCCATAGCGGCGAATCTGGCGCTTGGGAAAGACTTGAAGAGAGCCGTGCGTAATGGTGTCCGTTTCGTTGAAGCGGGAATCAAGACTAGTTATGACATCGGGAAAGGAAGTGGGCCTATTAACCATTTTCACTCCGTGTACAGCTTGCCCTTCGCGCCGTATGCTTCCCCGCTCGCTAATCTGAGTTGCTTGCATGTCCGCTAACTTGTCCACAGAGGGCGGTTCCTAGAGTACGTTCTAGATCGGCCCGACGTACAATCGGTTTGGAAGCGATTCACAGAGCATGAATTCGTCTTAGGTCTGGGCAGCGGTACACTTCCCGTTGAACGTTTTAAGGAATACCTAGTTCAGGACTACTTGTACCTCGTATGCGTCACTTGTTAACGTTACTGTTCCACTCATCGTTTACGATCTAACCTATCTACCAGGTCCAATTCGCTCGAAGCAACGCACTTGCGTCCTATAAGGCAAAGGACATGGAGTCAATAGCTGCGGTAAGTTATCAAGACGTCAGTCCTCTGCTTCGCCAACTCTAAGAACCTGGTTTATATAGTCTGCCAAAATTGTTCTCCACATCCAACAAGAAACCGCGCTACATATCGATTACTGCGCGTCTTTTGGGCTATCcaaagaagagatggagaaggttCCAGAGACGACAGGTAGATGATCCTTCCTAAGATCTCCCTACAATAAACTCTCAATTACTAACTGCTCCATTATCAGCTTGCACGGCGTACAGCAGATACATTCTCGACGTAGGCCAATCGGAAGACTGGCTTGCACTACAGGTCGCCCTAGCTCCTTGTCTGATTGGATATGGGGCAATTGCACAGAGGCTCCACGCGGAAGAAAAGACCCTTCGAGAGGGCAACCGATATTGGAAGTGGATAGAGAACTATGTGGCAGAGGATTACACCGAGGCTGTTCGTCTAGGCTCCGGTAAGAAACACTCGGCTCCTCATTCTAGAATGCGCGAACACTTGTTTCAGCTTGCGACTGACGGCTTTCCAGAGCTACTCGAAACTCATATGAGGAAGGTCTCGCTATCCCGGATGGAAGAGTTGGTCAAGATCTTCATCAAGGCAACCGAATTGGAGATCATGTTTTGGGACATGGGACTTGGCGCTGGACACAGCTGATGTACATATAGCTTGTCTCCATGAATGTTTGTATATAGATCAAGTTCCCTTCTATATACTTCCAGGCTCCCTTATGTATAATGGGAGTGTTCGCGTTGTATGTCGGTAGACCAACTAATACTGCCCAAGGTGGGAACAGATGATGTCCAGCGAATGGAGACATTAGCCAACTCATAGCATCGAGTTCAAACAACCTATTACCTACCTCACTGGAAGCCTAGTTTCTTGAATTTTTATGGTAGCCACATTGGCCACCTGCACTA
It contains:
- a CDS encoding uncharacterized protein (transcript_id=CADANIAT00007096) encodes the protein MAATLPSEILCMVLDYLGDEKDYNSLYQCALSSKLFTEHALSALYRIYDASPLRGGGTEDEQLRAQTRKPVYSGAKEEHNSSLRKWITLWRSIVLSTLDLTYLPYYSYIRYLDLDDLGNLLGSGPSVKEQFFTRELLEFVSHERLKDGNKRRRVQTTAIDNEWIKRKLGSVIVNKNAMIRGMSCDIAPVVLNEWIEVSPQLQSLTVWSGSTLSQQAGEKIREHCPDFRQLRIYIWQDKPPGNAEIEAEELFNALRPNSLEYFEVLSFSHLGPRSMSALRTQKDSLTELKLTSLNIETIRELASLGPLPKLEVLSLTDSAPAAWDEPFYETLDESADWIGTCTKLKRLEVRRFMHDSRLLSKVLMNDNIHLTSLSFAGFRLQEGFRFLYDLKNHRSLQYLYLRGEGSPDSAQNNLLVESVGDLHELRELELKDVSDFFTMEQAGELTMSLPSLERLWISGEAFNDSIWPAFSCLSQLKSLAIYALSNFTAGGVIDFISQLGPGNYGLSLSILNATSAVEFPGEMQVKIREILAGSLEGSFDFGLAQEEFSDPDSEIELSD
- a CDS encoding DNA-directed DNA polymerase alpha catalytic subunit POL1 (transcript_id=CADANIAT00007097), translating into MASARAKLAELRALRAAGKKRLSTYEVEEQGDIYEEVDDDGYKKIIRNRLDEDDFVVDDNGEGYADDGREVWNEQTGQYSDESDDDDLPARGKAAKRKREEEKQRKEKINNGISKYFSSGAAAPTPKPKPVATAEDDAFLADLLGEVDNNVVSNTVPKHNVVKSETRRKVRILSPPLSEKTRTSKPAIKDENSGPVPPVAEEPVLDMDNGDGPLDTNDDIPMSDTMPSSPVTKAVERKSAVLIKEEPEDDDDNMMEVVQATGHDEAKAPSVNISGSRPPPKIKKQPYATPASSSPVKSAADVNASWNDVRNKLNVLNSPASTETRAFGKLRPQDVAEQDGSLRFFWLDYTEVNGSLCLFGKVKNKQNGSYASAFVKVDSILRKLYFLPREYRHKGGRETDEEVDMEDVYHEVDQMMSRLRVGMHKIKACTRKYAFEMPGIPKEAEYLKLLYPYDKPALPMDTKGETFSHVFGTNTSLFEQFVLWKNIMGPCWLKIEEADFSAVNNASWCKFECQTSKPGLISPVPDSENLDPPTLTLISLAFRTQLNVKENKQEILVASARVYENISLTETTPPEKLPCKTFTVMRPAGSSYPVNFEAEIRKQRGTYMLEKSEQMLLSKFLALFERMDPDVLMGHQLQEVDLSILLSRLKEKKTPGWHRLGRLKRGEWPKNFNKGGGFFTERHLVAGRLVCDVANDMGKSLMMKCQSWSLTEMCDLYLGSGNGRQDLDIDAALKTWATSKDGLVNFVTHCDTDTYFIAALVLKLQMLSLTKVLTNIAGNSWARTLSGTRAERNEYILLHEFYKNKYICPDKYSSKLQKAEEIAQEGDEDDATDKKKKDKYKGGLVFEPERGLYDRYVLVMDFNSLYPSIIQEYNICFTTVDRTSSAENENDEKVPEVPASDAEQGILPRLIATLVGRRREVKKLMKDKRATPEQLALWDTKQLAFKLTANSMYGCLGYTQSRFYARPLAMLTTFKGREILRSTKELVESKQLRVIYGDTDSVMINTNMDTISDALKVGEELKTAVNERYKLLEIDIDNVFRRLLLHAKKKYAAINMTEVDGKYVDKLEVKGLDMKRREYCALSKEASQRLLNEILSGDDQELVLNRVHDYLRELAGNMREYTIPVQKYVIYTKLSKRPEEYPNKETMPPAQVALRELARGKTVRPNDVISYIVTSGDSETSSLPPAKRSYTLQDVIKPDSRLKPDIEFYLLKQIFPPIERLCAPIPGTDAVRLAECLGLDVRKYQINTTTTNSTQNTEIFPLESQIPDSVRFESAARLTLTCRRCKERSVFEGLAASIHMCKPTGLFCPNSSCGNPISTLTIIAQLESQIRAQTSKYYEGWLVCDESTCGNRTRQISVYGHRCLGPRGQAEGCLGRMAYEYSEKQMYNQLLYFASLWDVDKARAAAEKESNEEKKDSIAALVEFNRVRFGTIKGVVDAYLKKCGRQWVEMDALFKFMLA
- a CDS encoding DNA-directed DNA polymerase alpha catalytic subunit POL1 (transcript_id=CADANIAT00007098), whose protein sequence is MSVGRVLVIAGSDSSGGAGLEADQRVLTAHGCYALTATTGLTAQNTLGVQDIFVVPADFVEKQIRAGLDDVGADVVKLGMLSSATTIDVVADALTSYQIPSVVLDPVMISTSGSQLLPEAAVQGLRTKLLPLTTILTPNIPEAQLLLKDAGQEPTNPEDLQGLIDLAKRVAALGPRAVLLKGGHLPLTKDYTAAKGSDDASRVIDILYAGEEVTQFETEYLVSKNTHGTGCSLASAIAANLALGKDLKRAVRNGVRFVEAGIKTSYDIGKGSGPINHFHSVYSLPFAPGRFLEYVLDRPDVQSVWKRFTEHEFVLGLGSGTLPVERFKEYLVQDYLYLVQFARSNALASYKAKDMESIAASAKIVLHIQQETALHIDYCASFGLSKEEMEKVPETTACTAYSRYILDVGQSEDWLALQVALAPCLIGYGAIAQRLHAEEKTLREGNRYWKWIENYVAEDYTEAVRLGSELLETHMRKVSLSRMEELVKIFIKATELEIMFWDMGLGAGHS